In a genomic window of Spirosoma agri:
- a CDS encoding cation diffusion facilitator family transporter: protein MESTTVEPHKAKRGEQTTLVGILVNIGLVLVKGIAGWLGHSYALIADAMESATDIVTSIFVWVGLRTASKAPDQNHPFGHGKAEPLAAMVVSIALVGAAILIAVQSIHNIQVPHQIPAPFTLAVLAGVVVVKEVLFRRVSKVGEEVESSAVKADAWHHRSDAITSLTAFVGISIALIGGPGYESADDWAALLAAGFIVFNAYHIFRPSFGEIMDETPAGDWHQELTEIAMTVPQVKGIDKFRVRKTGFEYFIDLHVTVPGSLTVSQGHAIAHAVKAAIREAKPAVYDVLVHIEPA from the coding sequence ATGGAGTCAACAACCGTAGAACCGCATAAAGCCAAACGGGGCGAGCAAACGACCCTTGTCGGAATTCTGGTCAATATCGGTCTCGTGCTGGTAAAAGGCATTGCCGGATGGCTGGGGCATTCCTATGCGCTGATCGCCGACGCGATGGAGTCCGCCACCGATATTGTCACGTCGATTTTTGTCTGGGTTGGTCTGCGTACGGCGTCTAAAGCCCCCGATCAGAACCATCCCTTCGGGCATGGCAAAGCCGAACCGCTGGCCGCTATGGTCGTTTCCATAGCCCTGGTCGGTGCCGCCATTCTGATCGCGGTTCAAAGCATTCACAACATTCAGGTTCCCCACCAGATTCCGGCTCCGTTCACGCTGGCGGTGCTGGCCGGGGTCGTTGTTGTTAAAGAAGTGTTGTTTCGGCGCGTATCCAAGGTGGGTGAAGAAGTCGAAAGCAGCGCCGTAAAAGCCGATGCCTGGCACCACCGGAGCGATGCCATAACCTCGCTGACGGCCTTCGTGGGCATCAGCATTGCACTCATTGGCGGGCCGGGCTACGAAAGTGCCGACGACTGGGCGGCCCTGCTGGCTGCCGGTTTCATTGTGTTCAACGCCTATCACATCTTCCGCCCGTCGTTCGGCGAAATTATGGATGAGACGCCAGCGGGTGACTGGCATCAGGAGCTTACCGAAATTGCCATGACGGTTCCCCAGGTGAAAGGCATCGACAAATTCAGAGTGCGTAAAACTGGTTTCGAGTACTTTATTGATTTACACGTAACCGTACCCGGCAGCCTGACCGTGAGCCAGGGTCACGCCATCGCCCACGCGGTCAAGGCGGCTATCCGGGAAGCGAAACCAGCCGTTTATGACGTTTTGGTCCACATCGAACCGGCTTAA
- a CDS encoding TonB-dependent receptor produces the protein MLHRYLSVILFSCLSAPALFAQAPVPTSLDDTLQINEVVVRGYATNRRLLETPASIGLLTRRDLNQRFGTPTLVPALNTLPGVRADERSPGSYRLAIRGSAIRSPFGVRNVKTYWNELPLTDAGGNTPLNALDVRALGRIEVIKGPSGSLYGAGTGGTVLFSGLAVPAGKTNVELSALGGSYGLYGNGVAVQSGKNNSSIAVNYNHLQSDGYRDHSAVVRDNLSLIGSFSVSPKRTVSVLGLYSDLHYQTPGGLNEAQFRANPRASRPATATLPSSAAQQAGIYQKVGYLGISHEYRWTDRIQNTTVLYGSTTDFANPFITNYEKRTDQGLGGRTITQFRLPGGPLPTTFTVGAELLRNFTVDRNFGNRGGTPDTIQTDEELIARQTTIFAQAETELPARFRLTAGLSRNDVRYDFTRFPVRSAGALPATTLTRNFSPVWLPRVALLRTFGSNLSAFVSISTGYSAPSSQEVRPSAGGFNTTLNAELGTNYEAGLRGSAINSKLRFDVSVYQFYLRQTIVRRSDAAGAEFFVNAGRTDQRGLEAQLSYDFISPSASTSSFSLLRIWHSMTLTNYRFRDYQQGTTDLSNNRVPGVAPTTLVTGLDAETRAGIYAHVTFQFLDQFPLTDANTVTSDPTRLLQATVGFRRPLGQHLTLDVYASGDNLLNQTYSLGYDLNAVGNRFYNAAPERNGIAGARLSVRW, from the coding sequence ATGCTACATCGTTACCTGTCGGTTATCCTTTTCAGTTGCCTAAGCGCTCCCGCGCTCTTTGCCCAGGCTCCGGTACCCACCTCATTAGACGATACGCTCCAGATCAACGAGGTAGTTGTACGCGGCTATGCCACCAATCGTCGCTTACTGGAAACGCCCGCTTCTATTGGGTTATTGACGCGCCGGGATTTAAATCAGCGCTTCGGTACGCCGACGCTCGTTCCGGCATTGAACACCTTACCGGGCGTTCGAGCCGATGAGCGGTCGCCGGGAAGTTACCGGCTGGCGATTCGGGGTAGTGCCATCCGGTCACCCTTTGGGGTCCGCAACGTGAAAACTTATTGGAACGAACTGCCGCTCACCGACGCGGGGGGCAACACACCGCTCAATGCGCTGGACGTTCGGGCACTGGGTCGGATCGAAGTTATCAAAGGTCCATCGGGCAGTTTATACGGGGCCGGAACGGGTGGCACGGTTCTGTTCAGCGGACTGGCGGTTCCGGCGGGCAAAACGAACGTCGAGTTGTCGGCATTGGGTGGTAGTTATGGCCTGTATGGCAACGGCGTAGCGGTCCAGAGCGGCAAGAACAATTCGTCTATCGCCGTGAACTACAACCACCTTCAATCGGATGGCTACCGCGATCATAGTGCGGTGGTTCGTGATAACCTGAGCCTGATCGGGTCGTTTAGTGTCAGTCCCAAACGGACCGTGTCGGTGCTGGGTCTTTATTCCGATCTGCACTACCAGACGCCGGGTGGCCTGAACGAAGCCCAGTTCCGGGCGAATCCACGGGCATCGCGACCAGCCACGGCAACGTTACCCAGCAGTGCCGCTCAACAGGCGGGCATCTATCAGAAAGTAGGGTACCTGGGTATTTCGCACGAGTACCGCTGGACGGATCGAATCCAGAATACGACGGTCTTGTATGGCTCGACAACCGACTTCGCGAACCCGTTCATTACCAACTACGAAAAGCGCACCGATCAGGGTCTTGGTGGCCGAACGATCACCCAATTCCGACTACCGGGTGGTCCCCTACCCACCACCTTCACCGTTGGTGCTGAACTGCTGCGCAATTTCACCGTTGACCGCAATTTTGGCAACCGGGGTGGCACGCCTGACACCATCCAGACCGACGAGGAGCTGATTGCCCGGCAGACCACGATTTTTGCTCAGGCTGAAACCGAATTACCCGCCCGCTTCCGACTTACGGCCGGACTGAGCCGTAACGACGTTCGCTACGATTTCACCCGCTTCCCGGTTCGGTCGGCGGGGGCTTTACCCGCTACAACCTTAACGCGTAATTTTTCGCCCGTCTGGTTACCGCGCGTGGCCCTGCTGCGAACATTCGGCTCGAATCTGTCGGCCTTCGTTAGCATCAGCACCGGTTATTCGGCCCCATCGAGTCAGGAGGTGCGCCCATCGGCGGGTGGATTCAATACAACGCTCAATGCCGAACTCGGCACCAATTACGAAGCCGGGCTGCGTGGGTCTGCAATCAACAGCAAGCTGCGATTCGACGTATCCGTTTATCAGTTTTATCTGCGCCAGACCATCGTTCGGCGGTCGGATGCTGCCGGGGCGGAGTTTTTCGTCAACGCGGGTCGCACCGACCAGCGCGGTCTGGAAGCGCAACTGTCCTACGATTTCATTTCGCCTTCAGCTTCCACGTCCTCTTTCTCGCTACTACGAATCTGGCACAGCATGACGCTTACGAATTACCGGTTCCGGGATTATCAGCAGGGAACGACGGATCTGTCGAACAATCGGGTACCGGGCGTAGCGCCCACGACGCTGGTAACGGGGCTGGATGCGGAAACACGAGCGGGTATTTACGCGCACGTAACGTTTCAATTTTTGGATCAATTTCCTCTCACCGATGCCAACACAGTCACGTCTGACCCAACCCGACTCTTACAGGCGACCGTTGGTTTCCGGCGACCATTGGGTCAGCACCTGACGCTGGATGTGTACGCCAGTGGCGATAACCTGCTGAACCAGACCTATTCGCTAGGCTATGATCTGAACGCGGTTGGCAATCGATTCTACAACGCGGCCCCGGAACGGAATGGCATTGCTGGTGCTCGGTTAAGCGTACGGTGGTAG
- a CDS encoding TolB-like translocation protein: MLRRALSTALFLLVVPMTNAQILPILDQNPPSLHWYRLTTPHFRVLYPTGLDSTAQRTARRLESLYEPVSASLGKKPRRISLLLQNQTTNSNGFVTLFPRRSEFFAVPPQDPGLLGTFNWLDLLAVHEYRHVVQNDKALQGYGRVFYTLFGNAGLFLPLLTVPDWFAEGDAVSTETLLSTSGRGRIPNFDLGMRANLLAGRRFDYQKAVSGSYRDNVPNHYVLGYFMTTYLKRTYGPDVWSRVLNRNYHRFPWPFAFSASIKDETGLRTDDIYRKAMNDMTETWQKQQERLVSTPVTTFPVNAEKQQSKRPIFTSYQNPQYLTDSTVLCVKSGLGDTPRLVILDKNGQEKTVFVQGFPNDPAMLSATATNACWIEFGYDPRWRQRIYSNIRLLDLTTGKLTRLTHRARYTVAALSPDNAKLVVVDNTERYKARLRILDAKSGKLLNELLNPDDEFYLHPRWQSDNRTLVVVSLKNGEKTIQTIDTQTGTRTDLLPRVNENLSNPQPWGDFILYNSPRSGIDNVYAVNVRTKQVFQVTSRPLAAYHATVSPSGTRLAFEDFSATGYRIADMPLNPADWKAVPTNPTAPGQTQPVRYFGSLAGMEPGAAQGRRILADSLPASAPYPPSRFRRLANAINVYSWGPNVASTGQALSVGLSSQDLLSTTQIGVGYAYDQSERVGNFYANLSYQGLYPIIDLSFQRGNRNTSLYIDRTAPADSLRSDQWQYNQLTAGFRLPFQLTNSKYSQNMSLSAYYNFLQVTGYDLPVRYITDVGSAGSVNAITYGFSYSRLLRQSKRDVAPRMGQTLSANWRTTPFGGRLAGEQWGVQGNVFLPGLGKHHSIRLRAGYQQQAQGSYRFSALIFYPRGQSYVSDDKIAAGNVEYRLPVADTHWSLGRWLYVQRIKAGGFFDLAEGQSRVDVRDIYGRLRGYETQTRAYRTTGLDVSFVFNALRLRTPFEAGFRTIYNITTQQWLIQPLVIDIGF, from the coding sequence ATGTTACGAAGAGCCCTTTCGACCGCCTTGTTTCTGCTCGTTGTGCCGATGACCAACGCCCAGATCTTACCCATTCTCGACCAAAATCCACCCAGTCTGCACTGGTATCGCCTGACGACGCCCCACTTTCGGGTGCTCTATCCGACGGGGCTGGACTCAACCGCCCAACGAACGGCCCGGCGGCTTGAAAGTCTCTACGAACCCGTCAGCGCATCGCTCGGGAAAAAGCCCCGGCGGATCTCGCTGCTGCTCCAGAACCAGACGACGAACAGCAACGGTTTCGTGACGCTGTTTCCGCGCCGGTCGGAGTTTTTCGCCGTTCCGCCCCAGGACCCCGGTTTGCTGGGGACATTCAACTGGCTCGATCTGCTGGCCGTGCATGAGTACCGGCATGTGGTGCAGAATGACAAAGCCTTGCAAGGCTATGGACGCGTCTTTTACACCCTGTTTGGTAATGCGGGTCTGTTTCTCCCCCTGCTGACCGTTCCCGATTGGTTTGCCGAAGGGGATGCGGTCAGTACGGAAACATTACTGAGTACCAGCGGTCGCGGACGGATCCCGAACTTCGATCTGGGGATGCGGGCGAACTTGCTGGCCGGTCGGCGCTTCGATTACCAGAAAGCCGTCAGTGGGTCGTACCGGGATAATGTGCCCAACCATTACGTGCTGGGCTATTTCATGACGACTTACCTCAAACGAACGTACGGTCCTGATGTCTGGAGCCGGGTACTGAACCGGAACTACCACCGGTTTCCGTGGCCATTCGCGTTTTCGGCGAGCATCAAGGATGAAACGGGCCTGCGAACCGATGATATATACCGGAAAGCGATGAACGATATGACCGAAACCTGGCAAAAGCAGCAGGAACGGCTCGTCAGTACACCCGTTACGACTTTTCCGGTCAACGCCGAAAAACAACAGAGTAAACGACCAATTTTTACGAGCTACCAGAACCCGCAATACCTGACCGATTCAACGGTTCTGTGCGTAAAGAGCGGCCTTGGCGATACACCCCGGCTGGTGATTCTGGATAAAAACGGGCAGGAGAAAACGGTTTTCGTCCAAGGATTTCCGAATGATCCGGCGATGCTATCGGCAACCGCGACCAACGCGTGCTGGATCGAATTTGGTTACGACCCGCGCTGGCGACAACGCATTTACTCGAACATTCGGTTGCTCGATCTGACAACGGGGAAACTCACCCGCCTGACCCACCGCGCCCGCTACACGGTGGCCGCCCTGTCGCCCGACAACGCTAAATTAGTCGTTGTCGACAATACGGAACGCTACAAAGCCCGGTTGCGCATACTGGACGCTAAATCGGGGAAGCTCCTGAACGAATTACTAAACCCTGACGATGAGTTTTACCTGCATCCGCGCTGGCAATCCGACAACCGAACGCTGGTGGTTGTGTCGCTCAAAAATGGTGAGAAAACGATCCAGACGATTGATACGCAAACGGGCACCCGAACGGATCTGCTGCCCCGTGTCAACGAAAATTTAAGCAATCCACAGCCGTGGGGCGATTTCATTCTCTACAATTCACCTCGTTCGGGTATCGACAATGTGTATGCGGTTAACGTGCGGACGAAGCAGGTTTTTCAGGTTACGTCAAGACCACTGGCGGCCTACCACGCCACGGTGTCACCGTCGGGAACGCGGCTTGCGTTCGAGGATTTTTCCGCGACCGGTTACCGCATTGCCGACATGCCATTGAACCCCGCCGACTGGAAAGCGGTCCCGACAAATCCGACGGCACCGGGCCAGACGCAACCCGTTCGTTATTTTGGTTCACTGGCCGGAATGGAGCCGGGGGCTGCACAGGGGCGACGTATTCTGGCGGACTCTTTACCCGCGTCAGCACCGTATCCGCCGTCCCGTTTTCGGCGGCTTGCCAATGCGATAAACGTGTACAGTTGGGGGCCGAATGTCGCTAGTACGGGCCAGGCGCTGTCGGTAGGATTAAGTTCGCAGGATTTGCTGAGTACGACGCAGATCGGTGTTGGGTACGCGTATGATCAGTCGGAACGGGTCGGGAATTTCTATGCGAACCTGAGTTATCAGGGACTATATCCAATCATCGACCTGAGCTTTCAGCGCGGTAATCGCAACACATCGCTCTACATCGACCGCACGGCACCCGCCGATAGTCTGCGGTCTGATCAGTGGCAATACAATCAGCTGACGGCTGGATTCCGGCTGCCCTTTCAATTGACAAACTCGAAGTATTCACAGAATATGAGTCTGTCAGCTTACTATAACTTTCTGCAAGTTACGGGTTACGACCTGCCAGTTCGTTACATAACCGACGTTGGATCAGCGGGTTCGGTCAATGCCATTACCTATGGCTTCAGCTATTCGAGACTACTGAGACAAAGCAAGCGCGATGTTGCCCCGCGTATGGGCCAGACCCTGTCGGCCAACTGGCGAACGACTCCGTTTGGCGGGCGGCTGGCTGGTGAGCAGTGGGGTGTCCAGGGCAATGTATTCCTGCCCGGACTGGGAAAACACCACTCGATCCGGCTGCGGGCGGGCTACCAGCAACAGGCGCAGGGGTCGTACCGGTTTAGTGCCCTGATCTTCTACCCACGTGGGCAGTCGTATGTGAGTGACGACAAAATTGCCGCCGGAAACGTTGAATATCGATTACCGGTGGCTGATACGCACTGGTCATTAGGCCGCTGGTTATACGTCCAGCGTATTAAAGCGGGCGGGTTTTTTGATCTTGCCGAGGGTCAGAGTCGGGTCGACGTGCGTGACATATATGGCCGTCTGCGCGGTTACGAAACCCAGACCCGTGCTTACCGCACAACGGGGCTCGACGTGTCGTTCGTGTTCAACGCCCTCCGGCTGCGTACACCCTTCGAGGCTGGTTTTCGCACAATCTACAACATCACGACGCAGCAGTGGCTCATTCAGCCGCTGGTGATCGATATCGGCTTTTAA
- a CDS encoding aldehyde dehydrogenase family protein, protein MNTSLAETALGTQLKAVFASQRQQAQSMALTTADQRIERIRRIQMWVNAHEADIKQAMFADFRKPSAEVTLGELMALHAEIKHTIRHLKQWMKPQRLPTPMSLIGTKSYLHHEPKGNVLIIAPWNYPFVLTIRPLVSAIAAGNVAILKPSELTPHTAGLIKTMIAELFPPEEVAVFEGDADVSQALLDLPFNHIFFTGSPAIGRVVMAAAAKHLASVTLELGGKSPAIVDESAAIKQAAEQLAWGKCINNGQTCIAPDYLLVHQSIKQPFMLAFRDALTRMYRPTGQPIEQSDSYARIVNNRHFQRIRALVDDAVEKGATVTVGGTMNTDENFIEPTVLENVTNDMRVMQDEIFGPVLPVLTFSTLDEALTIVNQREKPLALYIHSRNRTNTQYILDRTSAGDTVVNDTLLQFANVELPFGGVNNSGLGKSNGFFSFQEFSNQRGIMQRDFGTMKFIYPPYTDKVKKLIDMVMKYF, encoded by the coding sequence ATGAACACTTCACTGGCTGAAACAGCCCTTGGCACGCAACTGAAAGCGGTTTTTGCGTCACAACGTCAACAGGCTCAGTCAATGGCGCTGACCACTGCCGACCAGCGTATCGAGCGCATCCGGCGGATTCAAATGTGGGTAAACGCGCACGAAGCCGACATCAAGCAGGCCATGTTTGCCGACTTTCGTAAGCCGTCCGCCGAGGTGACGCTCGGTGAGTTGATGGCGCTTCATGCGGAGATAAAACACACGATCCGGCACCTGAAACAGTGGATGAAACCGCAGCGGCTGCCAACGCCCATGAGTCTGATCGGTACGAAAAGCTATCTGCACCACGAGCCCAAAGGGAACGTCCTGATCATTGCACCCTGGAACTACCCGTTTGTGCTCACCATCCGTCCCCTGGTGTCAGCCATTGCCGCCGGTAATGTGGCTATCCTGAAACCGTCGGAACTGACACCGCACACGGCCGGTCTGATCAAAACGATGATTGCTGAATTGTTCCCGCCGGAAGAAGTTGCTGTGTTTGAAGGCGATGCGGACGTATCACAGGCACTGCTCGATTTACCGTTCAACCATATTTTCTTTACGGGTAGCCCGGCCATCGGTCGGGTCGTGATGGCCGCTGCCGCGAAGCATCTGGCATCCGTGACGCTCGAACTTGGGGGTAAATCGCCGGCTATCGTCGATGAGTCGGCTGCGATCAAACAGGCGGCCGAGCAGTTGGCGTGGGGCAAGTGCATCAACAACGGACAAACCTGCATTGCGCCCGATTACCTGCTGGTACACCAGTCGATCAAGCAGCCGTTCATGCTGGCCTTCCGCGATGCGCTAACGCGTATGTACAGGCCCACTGGCCAACCCATCGAGCAGTCGGATAGCTACGCCCGGATCGTCAATAATCGTCATTTTCAGCGTATCCGCGCCCTGGTGGACGATGCCGTGGAAAAAGGCGCGACCGTCACTGTGGGGGGAACTATGAACACGGACGAGAATTTTATCGAACCAACCGTGCTGGAAAATGTCACGAACGACATGCGTGTGATGCAGGACGAAATTTTTGGTCCTGTCCTGCCCGTGCTCACGTTTTCGACCCTTGATGAAGCACTGACAATCGTCAACCAGCGCGAGAAGCCACTGGCGCTTTACATTCACAGCCGTAACCGCACGAATACGCAATACATCCTGGACCGAACGTCGGCGGGGGATACGGTGGTGAACGATACTTTGCTTCAGTTTGCGAACGTGGAGTTGCCGTTTGGGGGCGTCAATAACAGCGGGCTTGGCAAATCGAACGGATTTTTTAGCTTTCAGGAGTTTTCGAATCAGCGCGGGATCATGCAGCGCGATTTCGGCACGATGAAGTTCATCTATCCACCCTACACGGACAAGGTGAAGAAACTGATCGACATGGTGATGAAGTATTTTTGA
- a CDS encoding helix-turn-helix domain-containing protein — MTLVSDNIRYLRKLNGLTQEQFSRKINIKRSLLGAYEEGRANPNQQNIQAIAKAFNTTIELLTRQDLRKLRETPSLSIPLGQPGKPADTRLTRSDVPHIRSDGHIDAGDDDPFQHPDFPDIFAHPGQPATKTPEPQPLSSVLNKYYRQQEETRSAPAPPVITSPVRPTQERPIHERSQPVSFQPVSADEPGRSPVDRLFGQSDSQPAPASTRPSEPLSFNNVYEGSGRFGDLGAARSAAPAQVTAPAIPVVMQAQFMEYNQRYQQIDFVNRLPSMHLPTLPDGQYRAFEAGDDFVFPGALLVGQFVRNWFDIADGKMYVLLVHHRPEGSGILCRRIYNQVKIKGSLLLTADKAGIPNHEIALKDVLEVWEIRAFVSQQIPPPAPSTDRLKQLVDEIRFEVDRL; from the coding sequence ATGACGCTCGTCAGTGACAACATCCGCTACCTGCGCAAACTTAACGGACTGACGCAGGAGCAATTTTCCCGAAAAATAAACATAAAGCGTTCATTGCTAGGTGCGTACGAAGAAGGTCGTGCCAATCCAAACCAACAGAATATCCAGGCTATAGCCAAGGCTTTTAATACAACGATTGAACTGCTTACCCGTCAGGATCTGCGAAAACTGCGCGAAACGCCCAGCCTTAGTATTCCATTGGGACAGCCGGGGAAACCCGCCGATACTCGGCTTACTCGAAGCGATGTTCCACACATTCGCTCCGACGGCCACATCGACGCGGGCGACGACGACCCATTTCAGCATCCCGATTTCCCCGATATTTTTGCCCATCCCGGCCAGCCAGCCACTAAAACTCCTGAACCACAGCCACTTTCGTCGGTACTGAATAAGTATTATCGACAACAGGAGGAAACCCGTTCGGCACCGGCTCCACCAGTCATTACGTCCCCCGTTCGCCCAACGCAGGAGCGGCCCATTCACGAGCGGTCGCAACCGGTATCGTTTCAGCCCGTATCGGCAGATGAGCCGGGTCGCTCACCCGTTGACCGGCTGTTTGGTCAGTCCGATAGTCAGCCAGCCCCGGCTTCGACCCGTCCGTCAGAACCACTGTCGTTCAACAATGTCTATGAAGGATCAGGCCGGTTTGGTGATTTGGGGGCAGCCCGGTCAGCTGCGCCAGCGCAGGTAACGGCCCCGGCGATTCCGGTGGTGATGCAGGCGCAGTTCATGGAGTATAACCAGCGGTATCAACAGATCGACTTTGTAAATCGATTGCCGTCCATGCACTTACCCACCCTCCCCGATGGCCAGTACCGGGCTTTTGAAGCGGGCGATGATTTTGTGTTTCCGGGTGCTTTGCTGGTGGGGCAGTTCGTTCGCAACTGGTTCGACATTGCTGACGGAAAAATGTACGTTCTTCTCGTACACCATCGTCCCGAAGGCTCAGGCATTCTGTGTCGCCGGATTTACAATCAGGTAAAAATTAAGGGCAGTCTCCTCCTCACCGCCGACAAAGCAGGGATACCCAACCACGAAATAGCGCTGAAAGATGTGCTGGAGGTTTGGGAAATTCGGGCGTTTGTCAGTCAGCAGATACCACCGCCAGCGCCCAGCACCGACCGATTGAAGCAACTGGTCGATGAGATACGATTTGAAGTTGATCGGTTGTAA
- the truA gene encoding tRNA pseudouridine(38-40) synthase TruA, whose protein sequence is MRYFLELAYRGTNYHGWQRQPNGLSVQEVLETALATVFRQPIAIVGSGRTDTGVHAGQQFAHFETEQPLPKNLLRSLNSLIPGDIAVYDCFPVRPDDHARFTATFRSYQYQIIRRKDPFLDGLAYVFTLPLNIDRMNEAANRLLQHTDFESFSKVKTDVKTFTCRIDFAHWILAPNGTLVFHIRADRFLRGMVRAIVGTLLDVGQDRLSIDEFDRIIQARDRKKAGRAAPADGLSLVKVGYPDEVFSSRQSGFQQDQ, encoded by the coding sequence ATGCGCTATTTTCTCGAATTAGCTTACCGGGGCACGAACTATCATGGCTGGCAACGGCAACCCAATGGCCTGAGTGTACAGGAGGTGCTCGAAACCGCCTTGGCAACCGTGTTCCGACAGCCTATAGCCATCGTCGGGAGTGGCCGCACAGACACGGGCGTTCATGCCGGGCAGCAGTTCGCTCATTTCGAAACAGAGCAGCCTCTGCCTAAAAATCTGCTTCGGTCACTCAATAGCCTGATTCCCGGCGATATTGCCGTGTACGACTGCTTTCCCGTCCGCCCCGATGATCATGCCCGCTTTACGGCAACCTTCCGCTCTTATCAATACCAGATCATTCGTCGGAAAGACCCTTTCCTCGACGGCCTCGCCTATGTGTTCACGCTGCCGCTGAACATCGACCGGATGAATGAAGCCGCCAACCGGCTTTTGCAGCATACCGATTTCGAAAGTTTCAGCAAAGTAAAAACCGACGTCAAAACATTTACGTGCCGAATCGATTTTGCTCATTGGATCCTTGCCCCCAACGGTACACTGGTATTTCACATCCGGGCCGACCGCTTTTTGCGGGGCATGGTGCGGGCCATCGTTGGCACACTGCTCGATGTTGGTCAGGATCGGCTTAGCATAGATGAATTCGATCGGATCATTCAGGCCAGGGATCGCAAAAAGGCCGGACGTGCCGCTCCCGCCGATGGCTTATCGCTGGTTAAAGTCGGGTATCCGGATGAAGTCTTTTCATCGCGGCAATCAGGTTTTCAACAGGATCAATAG
- a CDS encoding nucleotidyltransferase family protein: MKIGTIILAAGASTRMGGEPKQLLTYKGQSLIRRITDTALALQAGPVIVVLGANRERIVPELANLPVTLVDNEAWQTGMASSLKMGLAGLYLTNKDIDAVLVLLTDQPLVSVGLLLHMLETYTSENKEIVACRYDDQLGVPAIFGRKYVEPMLQLEGDKGAKWVIIKHRQDCAEVPFEAGAIDLDSKRDVELFSLVQTGTTL, encoded by the coding sequence TTGAAAATTGGAACGATCATATTAGCCGCTGGTGCCTCGACCCGCATGGGTGGTGAGCCGAAGCAATTGCTGACCTACAAAGGCCAGTCGCTTATTCGACGCATTACGGATACCGCGCTGGCATTGCAGGCGGGCCCGGTTATCGTAGTACTGGGGGCGAATCGCGAACGCATTGTGCCGGAACTGGCCAATCTACCGGTCACGCTGGTGGATAATGAAGCCTGGCAAACGGGCATGGCGTCGTCGCTCAAGATGGGTCTTGCGGGCCTTTACCTGACCAATAAGGATATTGACGCCGTGTTGGTTTTACTTACCGATCAGCCACTCGTATCAGTAGGTTTGCTCCTCCATATGCTTGAGACATATACCAGCGAAAACAAGGAGATTGTCGCCTGTCGGTACGATGATCAGTTGGGCGTTCCGGCCATCTTTGGTCGAAAGTACGTTGAGCCTATGCTGCAACTGGAAGGGGATAAAGGCGCGAAGTGGGTCATTATCAAACACCGGCAGGACTGCGCTGAAGTACCGTTCGAAGCGGGGGCCATTGATCTCGACTCCAAACGCGACGTTGAACTTTTCTCGCTGGTACAGACGGGAACTACTCTGTAG